One stretch of Streptomyces sp. NBC_00443 DNA includes these proteins:
- a CDS encoding DUF2550 domain-containing protein, which translates to MVLALTVCGIVVALVVLGLFVFGLRRRLIQRSGGTFDCSLRWDVPEKPDTSGKGWSYGVARYNGDRIEWYRVFSYAYRPRRILERSAIEVAGRRVPDGEEELALLSDAVILTCLHRGTRLELAMSEDALTGFLAWLEAAPPGQRVNVA; encoded by the coding sequence ATGGTCCTCGCTCTGACTGTGTGCGGAATCGTCGTCGCCCTCGTGGTGCTGGGGTTGTTCGTCTTCGGCCTGCGCCGAAGGCTCATCCAGCGCTCGGGCGGCACCTTCGACTGTTCCCTGCGCTGGGACGTGCCGGAGAAACCCGACACCAGCGGCAAGGGCTGGAGCTACGGCGTCGCCCGCTACAACGGCGACCGTATCGAGTGGTACCGCGTCTTCTCCTACGCCTATCGCCCGCGCCGCATCCTGGAGCGCTCCGCCATCGAGGTGGCCGGCCGCCGGGTGCCCGACGGCGAGGAGGAACTGGCGCTGCTCTCCGACGCGGTGATCCTCACCTGTCTCCATCGCGGCACCCGCCTCGAACTCGCCATGAGCGAAGACGCGCTGACCGGGTTTCTCGCGTGGCTGGAAGCAGCCCCACCCGGACAGCGAGTGAATGTGGCGTAG
- a CDS encoding F0F1 ATP synthase subunit epsilon, which translates to MAAELHVALVAADREVWSGQATLVVARTTSGDIGVMPGHQPLLGVLESGPVTIRTSEGGTVIAAVHGGFVSFADDKLSLLAEIAELSDEIDVQRAERALERAQSDDDASAERRAEVRLRAATAR; encoded by the coding sequence TTGGCTGCTGAGCTGCACGTCGCGCTGGTCGCCGCCGACCGTGAGGTCTGGTCGGGCCAGGCCACCCTGGTCGTCGCGCGTACCACGTCCGGCGACATCGGCGTCATGCCCGGTCACCAGCCGCTGCTCGGTGTGCTGGAGTCGGGCCCGGTGACCATCCGTACGAGTGAAGGTGGAACCGTCATCGCCGCGGTGCACGGCGGTTTCGTCTCCTTCGCGGACGACAAGCTGTCGCTGCTGGCCGAGATCGCCGAGCTGTCGGACGAGATCGATGTCCAGCGCGCGGAGCGGGCGCTGGAGCGCGCGCAGTCCGACGACGACGCCTCCGCCGAGCGCCGCGCGGAGGTCCGTCTGCGGGCGGCGACGGCGCGCTGA
- the atpD gene encoding F0F1 ATP synthase subunit beta, whose translation MTTTVETAVATGRVARVIGPVVDVEFPVDAMPEIYNALHVEVADPAKDGEKKTLTLEVAQHLGDGLVRTISMQPTDGLVRQAPVTDTGASITVPVGDFTKGKVFNTLGEVLNVDEQYDGERWGIHRKAPNFDELESKTEMFETGVKVIDLLTPYVKGGKIGLFGGAGVGKTVLIQEMIYRVANNHDGVSVFAGVGERTREGNDLIEEMAESGVIDKTALVFGQMDEPPGTRLRVALAGLTMAEYFRDVQKQDVLFFVDNIFRFTQAGSEVSTLLGRMPSAVGYQPNLADEMGLLQERITSTRGHSITSMQAIYVPADDLTDPAPATTFAHLDATTVLSRPISEKGIYPAVDPLDSTSRILDPRYIAADHYNTAMRVKGILQKYKDLQDIIAILGIDELGEEDKLVVQRARRVERFLSQNTHVAKQFTGVDGSDVPLDESITAFNAIIDGDFDHFPEQAFFLCGGIEDLKKNAKELGVS comes from the coding sequence ATGACGACGACAGTTGAGACGGCCGTTGCCACGGGCCGCGTCGCCCGGGTCATCGGCCCGGTCGTCGACGTGGAATTCCCCGTCGACGCCATGCCGGAGATCTACAACGCCCTTCACGTCGAGGTGGCCGACCCGGCCAAGGACGGCGAGAAGAAGACGCTGACCCTGGAGGTCGCCCAGCACCTGGGTGACGGCCTGGTCCGCACGATCTCGATGCAGCCCACCGACGGTCTGGTCCGCCAGGCCCCGGTCACCGACACCGGTGCCTCCATCACGGTGCCCGTCGGTGACTTCACCAAGGGCAAGGTGTTCAACACCCTCGGTGAGGTGCTGAACGTCGACGAGCAGTACGACGGCGAGCGGTGGGGCATCCACCGCAAGGCCCCGAACTTCGACGAGCTCGAGTCGAAGACCGAGATGTTCGAGACCGGCGTCAAGGTCATCGACCTTCTCACCCCGTACGTCAAGGGTGGAAAGATCGGCCTGTTCGGCGGTGCCGGCGTCGGCAAGACGGTGCTCATCCAGGAGATGATCTACCGCGTCGCCAACAACCACGACGGTGTCTCCGTGTTCGCCGGTGTCGGTGAGCGCACCCGTGAGGGCAACGACCTCATCGAGGAGATGGCCGAGTCGGGCGTCATCGACAAGACCGCCCTGGTCTTCGGTCAGATGGACGAGCCCCCGGGCACCCGTCTGCGCGTGGCCCTCGCCGGTCTGACCATGGCGGAGTACTTCCGCGATGTGCAGAAGCAGGACGTGCTGTTCTTCGTCGACAACATCTTCCGCTTCACGCAGGCCGGTTCCGAGGTCTCGACCCTGCTCGGCCGGATGCCCTCCGCGGTGGGTTACCAGCCGAACCTGGCCGACGAGATGGGTCTCCTCCAGGAGCGCATCACCTCGACCCGTGGTCACTCGATCACCTCGATGCAGGCGATCTACGTCCCCGCGGACGACCTGACCGACCCGGCCCCGGCGACCACGTTCGCCCACCTCGACGCGACGACGGTGCTGTCCCGTCCGATCTCCGAGAAGGGCATCTACCCGGCCGTGGACCCGCTGGACTCCACGTCCCGCATCCTGGACCCGCGCTACATCGCGGCGGACCACTACAACACCGCCATGCGTGTCAAGGGGATCCTGCAGAAGTACAAGGACCTCCAGGACATCATCGCCATCCTCGGCATCGACGAGCTCGGCGAGGAGGACAAGCTGGTCGTCCAGCGTGCCCGCCGTGTCGAGCGCTTCCTGTCCCAGAACACCCACGTCGCCAAGCAGTTCACCGGCGTGGACGGTTCGGACGTGCCGCTGGACGAGTCGATCACCGCGTTCAACGCGATCATCGACGGTGACTTCGACCACTTCCCGGAGCAGGCCTTCTTCCTCTGCGGTGGTATCGAGGACCTGAAGAAGAACGCGAAGGAGCTGGGCGTCTCCTGA
- a CDS encoding F0F1 ATP synthase subunit gamma has protein sequence MGAQLRVYKRRIRSVTATKKITKAMEMIAASRVVKAQRKVAASTPYATELTRAVTAVGTGSNTKHPLTTQAETVTRSAVLLLTSDRGLAGAFNSNAIKIAEQLTARLEREGQEVEIYIVGRRGVAHYNFRERKIAESWSGFTDEPSYADAKKVAAPLIEAIEKDTADGGVDELHIVFTEFVSMMTQTALDDRLLPLSLEEVAKESAPAGEIRPLYDFEPSAEDVLDALLPRYVESRIYNALLQSAASKHAATRRAMKSATDNAGELIETLSRLANAARQAEITQEISEIVGGSAALADATAGSDR, from the coding sequence ATGGGAGCCCAGCTCCGGGTCTACAAGCGTCGCATCCGATCCGTCACCGCGACCAAGAAGATCACCAAGGCGATGGAGATGATCGCCGCCTCGCGCGTCGTCAAGGCGCAGCGCAAGGTGGCCGCCTCCACGCCGTACGCGACCGAGCTCACCCGCGCGGTCACGGCGGTCGGCACCGGCTCGAACACCAAGCACCCGCTGACCACGCAGGCCGAGACGGTCACGCGGTCCGCGGTGCTGCTCCTGACGAGCGACCGGGGTCTCGCCGGCGCCTTCAACTCGAACGCCATCAAGATCGCGGAGCAGCTGACCGCGCGTCTGGAGCGTGAGGGCCAGGAGGTCGAGATCTACATCGTCGGCCGCCGTGGTGTAGCCCACTACAACTTCCGTGAGCGCAAGATCGCGGAGTCGTGGAGCGGCTTCACGGACGAGCCGTCGTACGCGGACGCCAAGAAGGTCGCGGCGCCGCTGATCGAGGCGATCGAGAAGGACACGGCCGACGGCGGCGTGGACGAACTCCACATCGTCTTCACCGAGTTCGTCTCGATGATGACGCAGACGGCCCTCGACGACCGTCTGCTGCCGCTCAGCCTCGAAGAGGTCGCCAAGGAGTCCGCGCCCGCGGGCGAGATCCGTCCGCTGTACGACTTCGAGCCCTCGGCGGAGGACGTCCTCGACGCCCTGCTGCCGCGCTACGTGGAGAGCCGTATCTACAACGCGCTGCTCCAGTCGGCCGCCTCCAAGCACGCCGCCACGCGGCGCGCGATGAAGTCGGCCACCGACAACGCGGGAGAGCTCATCGAGACGCTCTCGCGGCTTGCCAACGCGGCCCGCCAGGCCGAAATCACCCAGGAAATCAGCGAGATCGTCGGTGGCTCCGCAGCCCTGGCCGACGCGACCGCGGGGAGTGACAGGTAA
- the atpA gene encoding F0F1 ATP synthase subunit alpha produces the protein MAELTIRPEEIRDALENFVQSYKPDAASREEVGTVTLAGDGIAKVEGLPSAMANELLKFEDGTLGLALNLEEREIGAVVLGEFSGIEEGQPVSRTGEVLSVAVGEGYLGRVVDPLGNPIDGLGEIETSGRRALELQAPGVMARKSVHEPMETGYKAVDAMTPIGRGQRQLIIGDRQTGKTALAVDTIINQRDNWRSGDVKKQVRCIYVAIGQKGSTIASVRRALEENGALEYTTIVAAPASDPAGFKYLAPYTGSAIGQQWMYEGKHVLIIFDDLSKQADAYRAVSLLLRRPPGREAYPGDVFYLHSRLLERCAKLSDDMGAGSMTGLPIVETKANDVSAFIPTNVISITDGQCFLESDLFNAGQRPALNVGISVSRVGGSAQHKAMKQVSGRLRLDLAQYRELEAFAAFGSDLDAASKAQLERGSRLVELLKQAQYQPMATEDQVVSVWGATTGKMDDVPVKDIRRFETELLEFLHRKEQGLMTSIKEGGKMSDDTLTAVADAIAEFKKQFETSDGKLLGEEAGPKATSASK, from the coding sequence ATGGCGGAGCTCACGATCCGGCCGGAGGAGATCCGGGACGCGCTGGAGAACTTCGTCCAGTCGTACAAGCCGGACGCGGCCTCGCGCGAGGAGGTCGGTACGGTCACCCTTGCCGGCGACGGCATCGCGAAGGTCGAGGGCCTGCCCTCGGCCATGGCCAACGAACTGCTGAAGTTCGAGGACGGCACCCTCGGACTCGCGCTCAACCTGGAAGAGCGCGAGATCGGCGCCGTCGTCCTCGGTGAGTTCAGCGGCATCGAGGAGGGTCAGCCGGTCTCCCGTACCGGTGAGGTCCTCTCCGTGGCGGTCGGCGAGGGCTACCTCGGCCGCGTCGTCGACCCGCTCGGCAACCCGATCGACGGCCTCGGCGAGATCGAGACGTCCGGCCGCCGCGCCCTCGAGCTGCAGGCTCCGGGCGTCATGGCCCGTAAGTCGGTGCACGAGCCGATGGAGACCGGCTACAAGGCCGTCGACGCGATGACCCCGATCGGCCGTGGCCAGCGTCAGCTGATCATCGGTGACCGCCAGACCGGCAAGACCGCCCTGGCCGTCGACACGATCATCAACCAGCGCGACAACTGGCGCTCGGGCGACGTGAAGAAGCAGGTCCGCTGCATCTACGTCGCCATCGGCCAGAAGGGCTCGACCATCGCGTCGGTCCGCCGCGCGCTGGAGGAGAACGGCGCGCTCGAGTACACCACCATCGTCGCCGCTCCGGCGTCCGACCCGGCGGGCTTCAAGTACCTGGCCCCGTACACCGGCTCGGCCATCGGCCAGCAGTGGATGTACGAGGGCAAGCACGTCCTCATCATCTTCGACGACCTCTCGAAGCAGGCCGACGCCTACCGCGCCGTGTCCCTGCTGCTGCGCCGCCCGCCGGGCCGTGAGGCCTACCCGGGTGACGTCTTCTACCTGCACTCCCGTCTGCTGGAGCGCTGCGCGAAGCTCTCCGACGACATGGGCGCCGGTTCGATGACGGGTCTGCCGATCGTCGAGACCAAGGCCAACGACGTCTCGGCGTTCATCCCGACCAACGTCATCTCCATCACCGACGGCCAGTGCTTCCTGGAGTCGGACCTGTTCAACGCCGGTCAGCGTCCCGCGCTGAACGTCGGTATCTCCGTCTCCCGAGTCGGTGGTTCCGCGCAGCACAAGGCGATGAAGCAGGTCTCCGGCCGTCTCCGTCTGGACCTGGCCCAGTACCGCGAGCTGGAGGCGTTCGCCGCCTTCGGTTCCGACCTGGACGCCGCGTCGAAGGCGCAGCTGGAGCGTGGGTCGCGTCTGGTCGAGCTGCTCAAGCAGGCTCAGTACCAGCCGATGGCCACCGAGGACCAGGTCGTCTCGGTCTGGGGTGCCACGACCGGCAAGATGGACGACGTTCCGGTCAAGGACATCCGCCGCTTCGAGACGGAGCTCCTGGAGTTCCTGCACCGCAAGGAGCAGGGCCTCATGACCTCCATCAAGGAGGGCGGCAAGATGTCGGACGACACGCTGACCGCCGTGGCCGACGCCATCGCCGAGTTCAAGAAGCAGTTCGAGACCTCGGACGGCAAGCTGCTCGGCGAAGAGGCCGGTCCGAAGGCGACCAGCGCCTCCAAGTGA
- a CDS encoding F0F1 ATP synthase subunit delta translates to MNGASREALAAARERLDALTDNTSVDAAKLADELAAVTTLLDREVSLRRVLTDPAQAGEAKAELAQRLLGGQVGGEATDLLAGMVRSRWSQSRDLVDALEELADTADLTAAQRTGKLDDVEDELFRFGRIVSSSTELRAALTNRAAAASAKGELLRSLLGGRAKATTERLVTRLVTAPRGRSLESGLESLSKLAAERRDRMVAIVTSAVPLSDPQKQRLGAALAKLYGRQMHLNLDVDPEVVGGIRVQVGDEVINGSLADRIEDAGRRLAS, encoded by the coding sequence ATGAACGGAGCGAGCCGCGAGGCCCTGGCAGCCGCACGTGAGCGTCTCGACGCGCTGACGGACAACACGTCCGTCGACGCGGCCAAGCTCGCCGACGAGCTGGCCGCCGTCACCACGCTGCTCGACCGCGAGGTGTCGCTGCGTCGGGTCCTCACCGACCCGGCGCAGGCCGGCGAGGCCAAGGCCGAGCTGGCTCAGCGCCTGCTCGGCGGCCAGGTCGGCGGCGAGGCCACCGACCTGCTGGCCGGCATGGTGCGTTCCCGCTGGTCGCAGTCCCGCGACCTGGTGGACGCGCTGGAGGAGCTGGCGGACACCGCCGACCTCACCGCCGCGCAGCGCACGGGCAAGCTCGACGACGTCGAGGACGAGCTGTTCCGGTTCGGCCGGATCGTCTCCTCGAGCACCGAGCTGCGCGCCGCGCTGACCAACCGCGCCGCCGCGGCGTCGGCCAAGGGCGAGCTGCTGCGCAGCCTGCTCGGCGGCCGGGCCAAGGCCACCACCGAGCGTCTGGTGACGCGTCTTGTGACCGCGCCGCGTGGACGTAGCCTGGAGTCGGGACTGGAGTCCCTGTCCAAGCTCGCCGCCGAGCGCCGGGACCGCATGGTGGCCATCGTCACCTCGGCGGTGCCGCTGAGCGACCCGCAGAAGCAGCGCCTGGGCGCCGCCCTCGCGAAGCTCTACGGCCGCCAGATGCACCTCAACCTCGACGTGGACCCCGAGGTCGTCGGCGGAATCCGGGTGCAGGTCGGTGACGAGGTCATCAACGGCTCCCTCGCGGACCGCATCGAGGACGCCGGCCGCCGACTGGCGAGCTAG
- a CDS encoding F0F1 ATP synthase subunit B has translation MSPLLIAASEGENPLVPPIPELVIGLIAFVIVFGFLAKKLLPNINKVLEERREAIEGGIEKAEAAQTEAQSVLEQYKAQLAEARHEAARLRQEAQEQGATLIAEMRAEGQRQREEIVAAGHTQIEADRKAASSALRQDVGKLATELAGKLVGESLEDHARQSRVIDRFLEDLEEKAEAAR, from the coding sequence ATGAGCCCGCTGCTCATCGCGGCAAGCGAGGGGGAGAACCCTCTCGTCCCGCCGATCCCTGAGCTTGTCATCGGCCTGATCGCCTTCGTCATCGTCTTCGGCTTCCTCGCCAAGAAGCTCCTCCCGAACATCAACAAGGTTCTGGAAGAGCGTCGCGAGGCCATCGAGGGCGGTATCGAGAAGGCGGAAGCCGCCCAGACCGAGGCCCAGAGCGTGCTGGAGCAGTACAAGGCCCAGCTCGCCGAGGCCCGGCACGAGGCCGCGCGTCTGCGCCAGGAGGCGCAGGAGCAGGGCGCCACGCTCATCGCCGAGATGCGCGCGGAAGGCCAGCGGCAGCGTGAGGAGATCGTCGCCGCCGGTCACACCCAGATCGAGGCCGACCGCAAGGCTGCGTCCTCCGCGCTGCGCCAGGACGTCGGCAAGCTCGCCACCGAACTGGCAGGCAAGCTCGTCGGCGAGTCCCTCGAGGACCACGCCCGGCAGAGCCGTGTCATCGACCGCTTCCTCGAGGACCTCGAGGAGAAGGCCGAGGCCGCGCGATGA
- the atpE gene encoding ATP synthase F0 subunit C, whose product MSQTLAAVTGSLGSIGYGLAAIGPGVGVGIIFGNGTQALARQPEAAGLIRANQILGFAFCEALALIGLVMPFVYGYN is encoded by the coding sequence ATGTCCCAGACCCTTGCCGCTGTCACCGGCTCGCTCGGCTCCATCGGATATGGCCTTGCTGCCATCGGCCCCGGCGTCGGCGTCGGCATCATCTTCGGTAACGGCACCCAGGCCCTGGCCCGTCAGCCCGAGGCCGCCGGCCTGATCCGTGCCAACCAGATCCTCGGCTTCGCCTTCTGTGAGGCGCTCGCCCTGATCGGTCTGGTTATGCCCTTCGTCTACGGCTACAACTAA
- the atpB gene encoding F0F1 ATP synthase subunit A: protein MSADPTQVLAFDTSCHLFDGCGFAEVSPGLHSFLFQPLMGDGDSNLYFNKTMLLALLGSIIIVGFFWAAFRRPQVVPGKLQMVAEAGYDFIRRGVVYETIGKKEGEKYVPLVVSLFFFVWMLNLWSIIPIAQFPVTSIISYPLVLALIVYILWVSLTFKRHGFVGFWKNVTGYDKSLGPVLPLSMAIELFSNLLIRPFTHAVRLFANMFAGHTLLLLFTIASWYMLNGFGIAYAGVSFVMVIVMTAFELFIQALQAYVFVLLTCTYIQGALAEHH, encoded by the coding sequence GTGAGTGCTGACCCGACGCAGGTGCTCGCCTTCGACACCAGCTGCCACCTGTTCGACGGGTGTGGCTTCGCCGAAGTGTCCCCGGGCCTGCACTCGTTCCTGTTCCAGCCCTTGATGGGTGACGGGGACAGCAACCTGTACTTCAACAAGACGATGCTGCTGGCGCTACTCGGCTCGATCATCATCGTCGGATTCTTCTGGGCCGCCTTCCGCAGGCCGCAGGTCGTGCCCGGCAAGCTCCAGATGGTGGCCGAGGCGGGCTACGACTTCATCCGGCGCGGTGTCGTCTACGAGACCATCGGCAAGAAGGAAGGCGAGAAGTACGTACCACTCGTCGTCTCGCTGTTCTTCTTTGTCTGGATGCTGAACCTCTGGTCGATCATCCCGATCGCCCAGTTCCCGGTCACCTCGATCATCTCCTACCCGCTGGTCCTGGCGCTGATCGTCTACATCCTGTGGGTCTCCCTGACCTTCAAGCGGCACGGCTTCGTCGGCTTCTGGAAGAACGTCACCGGCTACGACAAGTCGCTCGGCCCGGTGCTGCCGCTGTCGATGGCGATCGAGCTCTTCTCGAACCTGCTGATCCGCCCGTTCACCCACGCCGTGCGACTCTTCGCGAACATGTTCGCCGGTCACACCCTGCTGCTGCTCTTTACGATCGCCAGCTGGTACATGCTGAACGGCTTCGGTATCGCCTATGCGGGTGTCTCGTTCGTGATGGTCATCGTGATGACGGCCTTCGAGCTGTTCATTCAGGCTCTTCAGGCGTACGTGTTCGTCCTGCTGACGTGCACCTACATCCAGGGCGCGCTGGCCGAGCACCACTGA
- a CDS encoding MraY family glycosyltransferase, whose amino-acid sequence MREYLLTLCITAAVTYLLTGPVRKFAIVAGAMPEIRARDVHREPTPRLGGIAMFFGLCAGLLVADHLTNLSTVFEKSNEPRALLSGAALIWLIGVLDDKFEIDALIKLGGQMIAAGVMVMQGLTILWLPIPTVGNVALTQWQGTLLTVALVVITINAVNFVDGLDGLAAGMVCIASAAFFLYAYRVWVSYGIEAAAPATLFSAILMGMCLGFLPHNMHPARIFMGDSGSMLIGLVLAAGAISITGQVDPDALKLFAGSEKAAVHQTVPVYIPLLLPLTIIAIPAADLVLAIVRRTWKGQSPFAADRGHLHHRLLEIGHSHSRAVMIMYFWSALIAFGALAYSVNSASMWIVLSVVFLSAIGLGLLLLPRFTPRAPRWAEAFVPPRYRRSGPVAEPAATTPQSGGAGSRRGPGRSRALRSPPASHASTGRPRSAAVLATWTGGRSTPPARDLLSPGARSLRTQWRPRFLLCT is encoded by the coding sequence GTGCGTGAATACCTGCTGACGCTCTGCATCACGGCCGCGGTGACGTATCTGCTGACAGGGCCGGTGCGTAAGTTCGCGATCGTGGCCGGAGCCATGCCGGAGATCCGGGCACGTGACGTGCACCGGGAGCCCACTCCGCGGCTCGGCGGTATCGCTATGTTCTTCGGCCTGTGCGCGGGCCTGCTGGTCGCGGACCACCTGACCAACCTCAGTACGGTCTTCGAGAAGTCCAACGAGCCGCGGGCGCTGCTCTCCGGAGCGGCGCTCATCTGGTTGATCGGCGTCCTGGACGACAAGTTCGAGATCGACGCCCTGATCAAGCTGGGCGGCCAGATGATCGCCGCCGGCGTCATGGTCATGCAGGGTCTGACGATCCTGTGGCTGCCGATCCCGACCGTCGGCAATGTCGCGCTGACCCAGTGGCAGGGCACCCTGCTGACGGTGGCGCTCGTGGTGATCACCATCAACGCGGTCAACTTCGTCGACGGCCTCGACGGCCTCGCGGCCGGCATGGTCTGCATCGCGTCGGCCGCGTTCTTCCTCTACGCCTACCGCGTCTGGGTGTCGTACGGCATCGAGGCCGCCGCCCCCGCCACGCTGTTCTCGGCGATCCTGATGGGCATGTGCCTGGGCTTCCTACCGCACAACATGCACCCGGCGCGGATCTTCATGGGCGACTCCGGCTCGATGCTGATCGGCCTCGTCCTCGCCGCGGGCGCGATCTCCATCACCGGTCAGGTCGACCCGGACGCGCTGAAGCTGTTCGCCGGCTCCGAGAAGGCGGCCGTGCACCAGACGGTGCCGGTCTACATCCCTCTCCTGCTGCCCCTGACGATCATCGCGATCCCGGCCGCCGACCTGGTGCTGGCGATCGTCCGCCGCACCTGGAAGGGCCAGTCGCCGTTCGCCGCGGACCGGGGGCACCTGCACCACCGCCTGCTGGAGATCGGCCACTCGCACAGCCGCGCGGTGATGATCATGTACTTCTGGTCGGCCCTGATCGCCTTCGGAGCGCTCGCCTACTCGGTGAACTCGGCGTCCATGTGGATCGTGCTGAGCGTGGTGTTCCTGAGCGCCATCGGCCTGGGCCTGCTGCTGCTCCCCCGCTTCACACCGCGCGCTCCGCGTTGGGCCGAGGCCTTCGTACCGCCGCGCTACCGCCGCAGCGGCCCCGTCGCAGAGCCGGCGGCCACCACACCGCAGTCCGGCGGCGCGGGGAGTCGGCGGGGTCCGGGCAGGAGCCGCGCACTCCGGTCGCCGCCGGCGTCTCACGCGTCAACGGGGCGACCGCGATCGGCGGCCGTTCTCGCCACCTGGACCGGCGGAAGGTCGACACCACCCGCACGTGACCTGCTCAGTCCTGGAGCGCGGTCGCTACGAACACAGTGGCGGCCGCGCTTCTTGCTGTGCACTTGA
- the glyA gene encoding serine hydroxymethyltransferase gives MSVTHTLEADVLRRQDPQLAEILLGELERQSTTLQLIAAENYTSPAVLAALGSPLANKYAEGYPGARYHGGCEMADIAERLAVERAQALFGAEHANVQSHSGSSAVLAAYAALLRPGDTVLALGLPYGGHLTHGSPANFSGRWFDFVGYGVDAETGLIDYDQVRTLARNHRPKAVVCGSIAYPRHIDYALFRDIADEVGAYLIADAAHPMGLVAGGAAPNPVPYADVVCATTHKVLRGPRGGMILCGSDLAERIDRAVFPFTQGGAQMHTIAAKAVAFGEAATPAFAVYAHQVVANARTLAAGLAAEGLVVTTGGTDTHLITADPAPLGADGRDARGRLAAAGIVLDCCALPHGDARGLRLGTAAVTTQGMGEAEMVWLSALLASVLRGETESHKAREEVRELAGRFLPYPG, from the coding sequence ATGTCGGTCACCCATACCCTCGAGGCCGATGTCCTGCGCCGGCAGGACCCGCAGCTCGCCGAGATCCTGCTCGGGGAGCTCGAGCGGCAGTCGACGACGCTTCAGCTCATCGCCGCCGAGAACTACACTTCGCCGGCCGTGCTGGCGGCGCTCGGGTCGCCGCTCGCCAACAAGTACGCGGAGGGGTATCCGGGCGCCCGCTACCACGGCGGGTGCGAGATGGCCGACATCGCCGAGCGTCTCGCCGTCGAGCGGGCCCAGGCCCTGTTCGGCGCCGAGCACGCCAACGTCCAGTCGCACTCCGGGTCTTCGGCCGTCCTCGCCGCGTACGCCGCTCTGCTGCGCCCCGGCGACACCGTCCTCGCCCTCGGGCTGCCGTACGGCGGACACCTCACACACGGCTCGCCCGCCAACTTCTCCGGCCGCTGGTTCGACTTCGTCGGCTACGGGGTGGACGCCGAGACCGGGCTCATCGACTACGACCAGGTGCGCACGCTGGCCCGCAACCACCGGCCCAAGGCCGTCGTGTGCGGGTCCATCGCCTACCCGCGCCACATCGACTACGCCCTCTTCCGCGACATCGCGGACGAGGTGGGTGCGTATCTCATCGCCGACGCCGCCCACCCGATGGGGCTCGTCGCCGGGGGAGCGGCGCCGAACCCGGTGCCGTACGCCGATGTGGTGTGCGCCACCACCCACAAGGTGCTGCGCGGTCCGCGCGGCGGCATGATCCTGTGCGGCTCGGACCTCGCCGAGCGGATCGACCGCGCTGTGTTTCCCTTCACACAGGGCGGCGCCCAGATGCACACCATTGCCGCCAAGGCCGTCGCGTTCGGCGAGGCGGCAACCCCGGCGTTCGCGGTGTACGCCCATCAGGTGGTCGCCAACGCCAGGACGCTGGCCGCCGGGCTGGCCGCGGAGGGGCTGGTCGTCACCACCGGCGGCACCGACACGCACCTCATCACCGCCGACCCCGCGCCCCTCGGCGCCGACGGCCGGGACGCACGCGGACGGCTCGCGGCGGCCGGGATCGTGCTGGACTGCTGCGCCCTGCCGCACGGCGACGCACGCGGCCTGCGCCTCGGCACGGCGGCCGTGACCACGCAGGGCATGGGGGAGGCGGAGATGGTGTGGCTTTCCGCACTGCTGGCAAGCGTGCTGCGAGGGGAGACCGAAAGTCACAAGGCGCGTGAAGAAGTGCGGGAGCTGGCCGGTAGATTTCTGCCGTATCCCGGCTGA
- a CDS encoding arsenate reductase/protein-tyrosine-phosphatase family protein: protein MTAPEAGRGIGNGESAAEITTTFVGLPRDSFRILHVSTGNVCRSPITERLTRHFVAQRLGVLGGGLIVESAGTWGHEGAPMESNAETVLADFGADASGFVGRELLDDHVIRADLVLTATRDHRAQVISMGHSAGLRTFTLKEFTRLVKAIDPATLPPLEEGVVFRARALVRAAAALRGWLLAPTAEADEVYDPYGAPLTFFRSVGDEIHEALDPVVTALTGVRARA, encoded by the coding sequence TTGACAGCCCCTGAAGCGGGGCGTGGCATAGGCAACGGGGAAAGCGCGGCGGAGATCACGACGACGTTCGTCGGCCTCCCGCGTGACAGCTTCCGCATCCTCCACGTCAGCACCGGCAATGTGTGCCGCTCGCCGATCACCGAGCGGCTGACCCGTCATTTCGTGGCGCAGCGGCTCGGTGTGCTCGGCGGCGGGCTGATCGTGGAGAGCGCGGGCACCTGGGGCCACGAGGGCGCGCCCATGGAATCCAACGCGGAGACCGTCCTCGCCGACTTCGGCGCGGACGCCTCCGGCTTCGTCGGCCGCGAACTCCTCGACGACCACGTCATCCGCGCCGACCTGGTCCTGACCGCCACCCGTGACCACCGCGCCCAGGTCATCTCGATGGGCCATTCTGCGGGCCTGCGCACCTTCACCCTCAAGGAGTTCACCCGCCTGGTGAAGGCCATAGACCCGGCGACCCTCCCTCCGCTGGAGGAGGGCGTGGTCTTCCGCGCGCGTGCCCTGGTCCGCGCGGCGGCTGCTCTACGCGGGTGGCTGCTCGCGCCGACGGCGGAGGCGGACGAGGTGTATGACCCGTACGGGGCGCCGCTGACGTTCTTTCGGTCGGTGGGGGACGAGATACATGAGGCGCTGGATCCGGTGGTGACGGCGTTGACGGGGGTTCGTGCGCGGGCGTGA